A genome region from Thermococcus onnurineus NA1 includes the following:
- a CDS encoding Na+/H+ antiporter subunit C, producing MSSAVPFILSIIILSLIATIMIGLYGIVGRPNLVKKLIALTILGDTTNLLVVLLGYRSIYPVMPPILPDLSKETLSQFISTAVDPLPQALVITAVVIGMAVNVLLAFAIIQIYRLYGTVDTRELQQELLGGGER from the coding sequence ATGAGTAGTGCGGTTCCCTTTATATTATCAATCATAATACTATCACTCATCGCGACAATCATGATCGGCCTGTATGGTATCGTGGGGAGGCCCAATCTAGTCAAAAAACTCATCGCACTAACAATTTTGGGAGATACTACAAACCTGCTTGTTGTTTTACTTGGATATCGCTCAATTTATCCTGTAATGCCACCAATATTGCCCGACTTAAGCAAGGAGACACTAAGTCAGTTCATCAGCACAGCAGTTGACCCTCTACCACAGGCCCTAGTGATTACTGCGGTGGTTATTGGAATGGCCGTTAACGTTCTCCTAGCCTTTGCAATAATCCAGATTTACCGTTTATACGGGACTGTTGACACGAGAGAGCTTCAACAGGAGCTACTTGGGGGTGGTGAACGATGA
- a CDS encoding Na+/H+ antiporter subunit E, which translates to MKGVVPTATLIFITYLIFTGSASPFDLVTGIIVAISVGLLIGRYLVQNDTKAMNPTRWLWTVIYFIWYMLVAETKSHVDVMVRTITGKYEPGIVKVPIGVKTDYAKTLVANSITNTPGTVVVDLDDKYMYVNWINVTTEDPEQVKGEISADFEKFAKRIFE; encoded by the coding sequence ATGAAAGGTGTGGTCCCCACTGCAACGCTGATATTCATCACATACCTCATATTTACGGGGTCTGCAAGTCCATTTGACTTAGTTACTGGGATAATCGTAGCCATTAGTGTCGGATTGCTTATTGGGAGATACTTAGTCCAGAATGATACAAAAGCCATGAACCCTACCAGATGGCTATGGACTGTGATATATTTCATTTGGTACATGCTCGTGGCCGAGACTAAGTCCCACGTTGACGTTATGGTGAGAACGATTACAGGAAAGTACGAGCCAGGGATTGTCAAAGTACCAATTGGAGTAAAAACAGACTATGCAAAGACACTAGTCGCAAATTCAATTACCAACACTCCAGGAACAGTAGTTGTAGATCTAGATGATAAGTACATGTATGTGAACTGGATTAACGTAACTACAGAGGATCCTGAACAGGTTAAGGGAGAAATTTCTGCAGACTTTGAAAAGTTTGCGAAGAGGATATTCGAGTGA
- a CDS encoding proton-conducting transporter transmembrane domain-containing protein: MDVVGITPVIPVIFAFALPLFSIIIKGNRKIIQAYVLIGTGLALVSTFKLFQKTYASDRPLVYTFGGWSAPVGVIYEVDKLSALIALVTAGLMFLISIYSYRYLEHENGLEWYYTLYLGLEAGLLGVLLTGDAFNLFVMIEVTSIAAYALVMFYRDRGDSVYAGLKYALIGAVGTTMYFLALGILYGAFGTVNLADLTAKVHGMDFPLTGAPVGDIVVASGVALALATWAFLIKAAIVPNHFWLPEAHPAAPSPISAILSGLVVNVGVYSLIRFLYTVYGGTLIPELARIVSVLSNIVVVLGAVSSLFGAAMMTVQKDVKRLIAYSTIMHMGYLFMAVGLGTQLGLQAALFHLVNHAIAKALLFLAAGAFIHAIGSRNVDDLAGLGKKMPVATFSLAIATLSLVGVPPLNVFFSKLLLFNALMEKGLGPALILVISSVIALVAYVRVFHIIWLGKPRKDIKIKEHASMSLVCLVLAVICIIVGLATPIIVDGLINPAATQAMDYNSYINAVLDLALKTIR; this comes from the coding sequence ATGGACGTTGTCGGCATTACTCCAGTCATTCCGGTAATCTTCGCATTCGCACTACCTTTATTCTCAATCATAATCAAAGGAAACAGAAAGATAATCCAGGCTTACGTCCTAATAGGGACTGGCTTGGCTTTAGTTAGCACTTTCAAACTCTTCCAGAAAACCTACGCCTCGGACAGGCCATTAGTCTACACTTTCGGAGGATGGAGTGCACCAGTTGGTGTAATCTACGAAGTCGACAAGCTAAGCGCCTTAATTGCCTTGGTGACCGCTGGACTTATGTTCCTGATCTCAATTTACTCGTATAGATACCTAGAACACGAAAATGGTCTGGAGTGGTATTATACGCTCTATCTGGGTCTGGAGGCCGGACTATTGGGAGTCCTGTTGACCGGGGATGCATTCAATCTTTTCGTCATGATAGAAGTTACGAGTATTGCAGCCTATGCCCTGGTGATGTTCTATCGCGATAGAGGCGATTCAGTGTACGCTGGCCTCAAATACGCCCTAATAGGTGCCGTAGGAACCACGATGTACTTTCTGGCCCTCGGAATACTCTACGGCGCCTTCGGTACTGTTAATCTTGCCGATTTGACGGCAAAGGTTCACGGAATGGACTTTCCTCTAACTGGTGCTCCAGTTGGGGATATCGTGGTTGCCTCGGGTGTTGCCTTGGCCTTGGCCACCTGGGCGTTCCTCATAAAGGCCGCAATAGTCCCGAACCACTTCTGGCTCCCAGAAGCACACCCAGCAGCACCAAGCCCAATCTCAGCCATACTCTCAGGACTAGTCGTCAACGTCGGTGTCTACTCACTCATCAGATTCCTCTACACCGTCTATGGGGGTACACTAATTCCAGAATTGGCCCGCATAGTCAGCGTATTGAGTAACATCGTCGTTGTCCTTGGTGCAGTATCATCCCTTTTCGGCGCTGCAATGATGACAGTCCAGAAGGACGTTAAGAGACTCATTGCTTATTCAACAATAATGCACATGGGTTATCTATTCATGGCGGTTGGACTTGGCACTCAATTAGGACTACAGGCCGCATTGTTCCACCTGGTAAACCATGCCATTGCCAAAGCTCTGCTGTTCCTAGCGGCAGGAGCTTTTATTCACGCCATTGGTTCAAGGAACGTGGATGATCTGGCTGGCCTGGGTAAAAAGATGCCAGTTGCGACGTTCAGCCTTGCAATAGCTACATTAAGCCTCGTAGGTGTTCCACCATTAAACGTGTTCTTCAGCAAGCTGCTACTCTTCAATGCTTTAATGGAGAAGGGCCTTGGTCCAGCGTTAATCCTGGTGATAAGCTCTGTAATTGCGCTGGTAGCTTATGTAAGGGTGTTCCACATTATTTGGCTGGGCAAACCAAGGAAGGATATAAAGATCAAAGAGCATGCCAGCATGAGCTTAGTTTGTTTGGTATTGGCGGTAATCTGTATTATAGTCGGACTGGCAACCCCAATTATTGTGGACGGCCTCATAAACCCAGCAGCGACACAGGCGATGGACTATAACAGCTACATAAATGCAGTATTGGATCTTGCCTTAAAGACTATTCGTTAA
- a CDS encoding M42 family metallopeptidase, with protein sequence MVDYALLKKIVEAPGVSGYEFLGVRDVVIEAFKPYVDEIKVDKLGNVIAHKKGSGPKVMLAAHMDQIGLMVTHIEKNGFLRVAPVGGVDPRTLIAQRFKVWIGPNEFIYGVGGSVPPHIQKPEERSKAPTWEQVFIDIGAESKEEAEEMGVKIGTIITWDGRLERLGKHRLVSIAFDDRIAVYTLVKAAQELGETDADIYFVATVQEEVGLRGAKVSAFGIDPDYGFAIDVTIAADVPGTPEHKQVTQLGKGTAIKIMDRSVICHPTIVRWMEELAKKYEIPYQWDILLGGGTDAGAIHLNKAGVPTGAISVPARYIHSNAEVVDGRDVDAGVKLMVKVLEEIPGLKL encoded by the coding sequence ATGGTTGACTACGCGCTGCTCAAAAAGATTGTTGAGGCTCCTGGTGTTTCTGGATATGAGTTTTTGGGCGTTAGGGACGTTGTCATCGAGGCCTTCAAGCCCTACGTCGATGAGATAAAGGTCGACAAGCTCGGCAATGTCATAGCCCACAAGAAAGGCTCCGGGCCAAAGGTCATGCTCGCGGCCCACATGGATCAGATAGGCCTTATGGTCACCCATATCGAGAAGAACGGATTCCTCCGCGTTGCCCCGGTTGGCGGTGTTGACCCAAGGACGCTCATAGCCCAGAGGTTTAAAGTCTGGATTGGCCCGAACGAGTTCATCTACGGTGTCGGTGGAAGTGTTCCACCGCACATCCAGAAGCCCGAGGAGAGGAGCAAGGCTCCGACCTGGGAACAGGTCTTCATCGACATAGGCGCCGAGAGCAAGGAGGAAGCCGAGGAGATGGGAGTTAAGATCGGCACCATAATCACCTGGGACGGAAGGCTTGAGAGACTCGGCAAGCACAGACTCGTCAGCATAGCCTTTGACGACAGGATTGCTGTCTACACCCTTGTCAAGGCCGCCCAGGAGCTCGGCGAGACCGATGCGGACATATACTTTGTGGCCACCGTCCAGGAGGAGGTCGGCCTCCGCGGTGCAAAGGTTTCAGCCTTTGGCATTGACCCTGACTACGGCTTCGCCATTGACGTTACCATTGCCGCTGACGTTCCTGGAACACCGGAGCACAAGCAGGTCACCCAGCTCGGAAAGGGAACCGCAATAAAGATAATGGACCGCTCCGTCATCTGCCACCCGACCATCGTCAGGTGGATGGAGGAGCTCGCCAAGAAGTACGAGATACCCTACCAGTGGGACATCCTCCTCGGTGGAGGAACCGATGCTGGCGCAATACACCTCAACAAGGCTGGCGTTCCAACGGGAGCGATAAGCGTTCCAGCGAGATACATCCACTCCAACGCGGAAGTTGTGGACGGACGCGACGTTGACGCTGGAGTTAAGCTGATGGTCAAGGTTCTCGAAGAGATTCCGGGGCTTAAGCTCTGA